The proteins below are encoded in one region of Candidatus Eisenbacteria bacterium:
- a CDS encoding SRPBCC domain-containing protein, with protein MAFFGTYLEVTPHSRLVWTNEEGGEGGPVTTVTFEDKGGKTLLVLHEIYSSKEALDAAGTGAADAMVETFAQLDELLLTLGASVGRS; from the coding sequence ATGGCGTTCTTCGGCACGTACCTCGAAGTGACACCGCACTCGCGCCTCGTGTGGACCAATGAGGAAGGTGGTGAGGGTGGTCCTGTCACCACGGTGACATTCGAGGACAAGGGTGGCAAGACGCTGCTGGTCCTGCACGAGATCTATTCCTCGAAGGAAGCTCTCGACGCTGCCGGCACCGGGGCGGCGGATGCGATGGTCGAGACGTTCGCGCAACTGGACGAGCTTCTCCTCACCCTGGGCGCGAGCGTGGGACGATCATGA